A genomic segment from Biomphalaria glabrata chromosome 16, xgBioGlab47.1, whole genome shotgun sequence encodes:
- the LOC106057281 gene encoding ADAM 17-like protease isoform X3, which produces MFMFATSGFEENNDDFSPCSKRYVTEVLLANAGSCFKGLEPKVPMCGNGVIDKGEMCDSGGFGISGMDPCCDSQCRLQENATCSPVNSECCKNCTMAPRGMVCRGASKEQCLQSAICSGFSFDCPASTPMPDTPEVKCIDEGVCKGGRCQSYCQRHLADSVPCICTTPGEECLRCCQEQDQVCQKINASHFLTDGRPCSYGYCKAGVCIGVRANMVQRLFAFIEKLTPNTLVAFMKSNIVGTIIVFSLVIWVPASWTVSCLDKKRGKLNRKYQDQWVSSETLLNRSFQSSVFANSVDNYKVKDTGPWPTYHGASSNVYLPPSPDEKKNKLPPLIMPPEKYFETTFKFNDHSGCPNESVVWETVM; this is translated from the exons ATGTTTATGTTTGCTACCAGTGGCTTTGAGGAGAACAATGAT GACTTCTCACCCTGCAGTAAACGTTATGTGACCGAAGTGCTATTGGCCAATGCTGGATCTTGTTTTAAAG GGTTGGAGCCAAAAGTACCAATGTGTGGCAACGGTGTCATTGACAAAGGTGAAATGTGTGACAGTGGTGGCTTTGGCATCAGTGGAATGGACCCTTGCTGTGACAGCCAGTGCAGGCTTCAAGAGAATGCTACTTGCAG TCCAGTCAACTCAGAGTGTTGCAAAAACTGCACTATGGCTCCCCGTGGCATGGTGTGTCGTGGTGCCAGTAAGGAACAGTGCCTACAGAGTGCCATATGCTC AGGTTTCAGTTTTGATTGTCCTGCTTCAACACCTATGCCAGATACACCCGAGGTGAAATGCATTGATGA AGGTGTTTGTAAAGGTGGCAGGTGTCAGAGTTACTGTCAAAGACACCTGGCTGATTCAGTACCATGCATATGCACCACACCTG GGGAAGAATGTTTACGATGCTGTCAAGAGCAGGACCAGGTGTGTCAGAAAATCAATGCCTCTCATTTCTTGACAGATGGCAGGCCTTGTTCCTATGGTTACTGTAAG GCTGGAGTGTGTATCGGCGTAAGGGCCAACATGGTACAAAGATTATTTGCATTCATTGAAAAGTTGACTCCTAATACTTTAG TGGCATTTATGAAAAGTAACATCGTTGGTACCATCATAGTCTTCTCTTTGGTCATTTGGGTGCCAGCAAGTTGGACAGTTTCCTGCCTG GACAAAAAGAGAGGGAAACTCAACAGAAAGTACCAAGACCAGTGGGTTAGCAGTGAGACTCTTCTCAATCGGTCTTTCCAG agcagtgtttttgcaaacAGTGTTGACAACTACAAGGTGAAAGACACTGGACCATGGCCAACTTATCATGGGGCCTCATCTAATGTGTACCTTCCTCCAAGCCCCGATGAGAAGAAGAACAAGCTACCACCCTTGATCATGCCACCAGAAAAGTATTTTGaaacaacatttaaatttaaCGATCATTCTGGTTGCCCAAACGAATCAGTTGTGTGGGAGACTGTGATGTGA
- the LOC106065881 gene encoding ADAM 17-like protease isoform X2, which translates to MVVGKAELHEQLQYFETLKVVDVKVRKKRSLDSQTSFTKDVTFSAFGRDFNLILTPGSPVISSDLAVKLVYRDGRTSPLYINENNFYTGHLTDDETVRVDAHEEDGVWGLNIYDKYDTYTLEPSWRHLPPSDNHSMIVYRHSDVKWNNTFPESDTKHSLLNFCGAVHPEEDPDVKLDQQTPKDERYSFTRNKNEEGQSRSKRSSWTLNTCHIIAVADYTFFMGPGGGFPHQTANYIVQTMQKVNAIFKNTVWDEDRQIKDLGFHIKEMRIHTEYTDPSQYHSNNKHYNMDQSYWPDQELLAQFGHDKYFTNFCLAHLFTHRTFDKNVVGMAYIASSRKFTPWGICAKLGSNNIAFNTGLSSTMNTMGNNMLTQEAVLVTAHGKLFLIFVFSFYLNF; encoded by the exons CTGAACTACATGAACAACTTCAATACTTTGAGACACTGAAAGTTGTGGATGTGAAAGTGAGAAAGAAGAGAAGTCTTGACAGCCAAACTTCATTCACCAAGGATGTTACTTTCTCTGCATTTGGACG ggATTTTAATCTTATATTGACTCCTGGCTCACCTGTAATATCTTCAGATTTAGCAGTCAAACTTGTTTATCGAGATGGACGAACGTCTCCATTATATAtcaatgaaaacaatttttatactGGGCACCTGACAG ATGATGAAACTGTGAGGGTGGATGCTCATGAGGAGGATGGTGTTTGGGGACTGAACATTTATGACAAGTATGATACCTACACTTTAGAA CCATCATGGCGGCATTTACCCCCTTCAGATAATCACTCCATGATAGTATATAGGCACTCAGATGTAAAATGGAACAACACATTTCCTGAGTCAGATACAAAACATAGTTT ACTAAACTTCTGTGGAGCTGTACATCCTGAAGAGGATCCAGATGTTAAATTGGATCAACAGACACCCAAAGATGAAAGATATTCATTCACCCGTAACAAAAATGAAGAGG GACAAAGCAGGTCAAAAAGATCATCATGGACTTTGAACACATGTCACATCATTGCTGTAGCAGATTACACATTTTTCATGGGGCCTGGTGGAGGATTTCCCCATCAAACAGCTAATTATATT GTTCAGACCATGCAGAAAGTGAACGCAATCTTTAAAAATACTGTTTGGGATGAAGATCGACAGATAAAAGATTTAGGATTCCACATTAAAGAG ATGAGAATCCATACTGAATACACAGATCCTAGTCAGTATCACTCCAACAATAAACATTATAATATGGACCAGTCTTATTGGCCTGATCAGGAGCTACTTGCG CAATTTGGCCATGATAAATATTTCACAAATTTCTGTTTGGCTCACCTTTTCACTCACCGTacctttgataaaaatgttgtaGGTATGGCCTACATAGCTTCTTCAAGAAAATTTACTCCATGGGGTATCTGTGCAAAGCTAG gAAGCAATAACATAGCCTTCAATACTGGACTAAGTTCTACAATGAACACAATGGGAAATAATATGCTAACTCAAGAAGCAGTGCTAGTTACTGCCCATGGTAAGCTCTttctcatatttgttttttctttttatctgaaTTTTTAG
- the LOC106057281 gene encoding ADAM 17-like protease isoform X1, with translation MFMFATSGFEENNDDFSPCSKRYVTEVLLANAGSCFKENEQEGIWLEPKVPMCGNGVIDKGEMCDSGGFGISGMDPCCDSQCRLQENATCSPVNSECCKNCTMAPRGMVCRGASKEQCLQSAICSGFSFDCPASTPMPDTPEVKCIDEGVCKGGRCQSYCQRHLADSVPCICTTPGEECLRCCQEQDQVCQKINASHFLTDGRPCSYGYCKAGVCIGVRANMVQRLFAFIEKLTPNTLVAFMKSNIVGTIIVFSLVIWVPASWTVSCLDKKRGKLNRKYQDQWVSSETLLNRSFQSSVFANSVDNYKVKDTGPWPTYHGASSNVYLPPSPDEKKNKLPPLIMPPEKYFETTFKFNDHSGCPNESVVWETVM, from the exons ATGTTTATGTTTGCTACCAGTGGCTTTGAGGAGAACAATGAT GACTTCTCACCCTGCAGTAAACGTTATGTGACCGAAGTGCTATTGGCCAATGCTGGATCTTGTTTTAAAG AGAATGAACAGGAAGGTATTT GGTTGGAGCCAAAAGTACCAATGTGTGGCAACGGTGTCATTGACAAAGGTGAAATGTGTGACAGTGGTGGCTTTGGCATCAGTGGAATGGACCCTTGCTGTGACAGCCAGTGCAGGCTTCAAGAGAATGCTACTTGCAG TCCAGTCAACTCAGAGTGTTGCAAAAACTGCACTATGGCTCCCCGTGGCATGGTGTGTCGTGGTGCCAGTAAGGAACAGTGCCTACAGAGTGCCATATGCTC AGGTTTCAGTTTTGATTGTCCTGCTTCAACACCTATGCCAGATACACCCGAGGTGAAATGCATTGATGA AGGTGTTTGTAAAGGTGGCAGGTGTCAGAGTTACTGTCAAAGACACCTGGCTGATTCAGTACCATGCATATGCACCACACCTG GGGAAGAATGTTTACGATGCTGTCAAGAGCAGGACCAGGTGTGTCAGAAAATCAATGCCTCTCATTTCTTGACAGATGGCAGGCCTTGTTCCTATGGTTACTGTAAG GCTGGAGTGTGTATCGGCGTAAGGGCCAACATGGTACAAAGATTATTTGCATTCATTGAAAAGTTGACTCCTAATACTTTAG TGGCATTTATGAAAAGTAACATCGTTGGTACCATCATAGTCTTCTCTTTGGTCATTTGGGTGCCAGCAAGTTGGACAGTTTCCTGCCTG GACAAAAAGAGAGGGAAACTCAACAGAAAGTACCAAGACCAGTGGGTTAGCAGTGAGACTCTTCTCAATCGGTCTTTCCAG agcagtgtttttgcaaacAGTGTTGACAACTACAAGGTGAAAGACACTGGACCATGGCCAACTTATCATGGGGCCTCATCTAATGTGTACCTTCCTCCAAGCCCCGATGAGAAGAAGAACAAGCTACCACCCTTGATCATGCCACCAGAAAAGTATTTTGaaacaacatttaaatttaaCGATCATTCTGGTTGCCCAAACGAATCAGTTGTGTGGGAGACTGTGATGTGA
- the LOC106057281 gene encoding ADAM 17-like protease isoform X4, which yields MCGNGVIDKGEMCDSGGFGISGMDPCCDSQCRLQENATCSPVNSECCKNCTMAPRGMVCRGASKEQCLQSAICSGFSFDCPASTPMPDTPEVKCIDEGVCKGGRCQSYCQRHLADSVPCICTTPGEECLRCCQEQDQVCQKINASHFLTDGRPCSYGYCKAGVCIGVRANMVQRLFAFIEKLTPNTLVAFMKSNIVGTIIVFSLVIWVPASWTVSCLDKKRGKLNRKYQDQWVSSETLLNRSFQSSVFANSVDNYKVKDTGPWPTYHGASSNVYLPPSPDEKKNKLPPLIMPPEKYFETTFKFNDHSGCPNESVVWETVM from the exons ATGTGTGGCAACGGTGTCATTGACAAAGGTGAAATGTGTGACAGTGGTGGCTTTGGCATCAGTGGAATGGACCCTTGCTGTGACAGCCAGTGCAGGCTTCAAGAGAATGCTACTTGCAG TCCAGTCAACTCAGAGTGTTGCAAAAACTGCACTATGGCTCCCCGTGGCATGGTGTGTCGTGGTGCCAGTAAGGAACAGTGCCTACAGAGTGCCATATGCTC AGGTTTCAGTTTTGATTGTCCTGCTTCAACACCTATGCCAGATACACCCGAGGTGAAATGCATTGATGA AGGTGTTTGTAAAGGTGGCAGGTGTCAGAGTTACTGTCAAAGACACCTGGCTGATTCAGTACCATGCATATGCACCACACCTG GGGAAGAATGTTTACGATGCTGTCAAGAGCAGGACCAGGTGTGTCAGAAAATCAATGCCTCTCATTTCTTGACAGATGGCAGGCCTTGTTCCTATGGTTACTGTAAG GCTGGAGTGTGTATCGGCGTAAGGGCCAACATGGTACAAAGATTATTTGCATTCATTGAAAAGTTGACTCCTAATACTTTAG TGGCATTTATGAAAAGTAACATCGTTGGTACCATCATAGTCTTCTCTTTGGTCATTTGGGTGCCAGCAAGTTGGACAGTTTCCTGCCTG GACAAAAAGAGAGGGAAACTCAACAGAAAGTACCAAGACCAGTGGGTTAGCAGTGAGACTCTTCTCAATCGGTCTTTCCAG agcagtgtttttgcaaacAGTGTTGACAACTACAAGGTGAAAGACACTGGACCATGGCCAACTTATCATGGGGCCTCATCTAATGTGTACCTTCCTCCAAGCCCCGATGAGAAGAAGAACAAGCTACCACCCTTGATCATGCCACCAGAAAAGTATTTTGaaacaacatttaaatttaaCGATCATTCTGGTTGCCCAAACGAATCAGTTGTGTGGGAGACTGTGATGTGA
- the LOC106065881 gene encoding ADAM 17-like protease isoform X1: protein MRCIQLCLLIGLAFINITVIAAELHEQLQYFETLKVVDVKVRKKRSLDSQTSFTKDVTFSAFGRDFNLILTPGSPVISSDLAVKLVYRDGRTSPLYINENNFYTGHLTDDETVRVDAHEEDGVWGLNIYDKYDTYTLEPSWRHLPPSDNHSMIVYRHSDVKWNNTFPESDTKHSLLNFCGAVHPEEDPDVKLDQQTPKDERYSFTRNKNEEGQSRSKRSSWTLNTCHIIAVADYTFFMGPGGGFPHQTANYIVQTMQKVNAIFKNTVWDEDRQIKDLGFHIKEMRIHTEYTDPSQYHSNNKHYNMDQSYWPDQELLAQFGHDKYFTNFCLAHLFTHRTFDKNVVGMAYIASSRKFTPWGICAKLGSNNIAFNTGLSSTMNTMGNNMLTQEAVLVTAHGKLFLIFVFSFYLNF from the exons CTGAACTACATGAACAACTTCAATACTTTGAGACACTGAAAGTTGTGGATGTGAAAGTGAGAAAGAAGAGAAGTCTTGACAGCCAAACTTCATTCACCAAGGATGTTACTTTCTCTGCATTTGGACG ggATTTTAATCTTATATTGACTCCTGGCTCACCTGTAATATCTTCAGATTTAGCAGTCAAACTTGTTTATCGAGATGGACGAACGTCTCCATTATATAtcaatgaaaacaatttttatactGGGCACCTGACAG ATGATGAAACTGTGAGGGTGGATGCTCATGAGGAGGATGGTGTTTGGGGACTGAACATTTATGACAAGTATGATACCTACACTTTAGAA CCATCATGGCGGCATTTACCCCCTTCAGATAATCACTCCATGATAGTATATAGGCACTCAGATGTAAAATGGAACAACACATTTCCTGAGTCAGATACAAAACATAGTTT ACTAAACTTCTGTGGAGCTGTACATCCTGAAGAGGATCCAGATGTTAAATTGGATCAACAGACACCCAAAGATGAAAGATATTCATTCACCCGTAACAAAAATGAAGAGG GACAAAGCAGGTCAAAAAGATCATCATGGACTTTGAACACATGTCACATCATTGCTGTAGCAGATTACACATTTTTCATGGGGCCTGGTGGAGGATTTCCCCATCAAACAGCTAATTATATT GTTCAGACCATGCAGAAAGTGAACGCAATCTTTAAAAATACTGTTTGGGATGAAGATCGACAGATAAAAGATTTAGGATTCCACATTAAAGAG ATGAGAATCCATACTGAATACACAGATCCTAGTCAGTATCACTCCAACAATAAACATTATAATATGGACCAGTCTTATTGGCCTGATCAGGAGCTACTTGCG CAATTTGGCCATGATAAATATTTCACAAATTTCTGTTTGGCTCACCTTTTCACTCACCGTacctttgataaaaatgttgtaGGTATGGCCTACATAGCTTCTTCAAGAAAATTTACTCCATGGGGTATCTGTGCAAAGCTAG gAAGCAATAACATAGCCTTCAATACTGGACTAAGTTCTACAATGAACACAATGGGAAATAATATGCTAACTCAAGAAGCAGTGCTAGTTACTGCCCATGGTAAGCTCTttctcatatttgttttttctttttatctgaaTTTTTAG
- the LOC106057281 gene encoding ADAM 17-like protease isoform X2 — translation MFMFATSGFEENNDDFSPCSKRYVTEVLLANAGSCFKENEQEGLEPKVPMCGNGVIDKGEMCDSGGFGISGMDPCCDSQCRLQENATCSPVNSECCKNCTMAPRGMVCRGASKEQCLQSAICSGFSFDCPASTPMPDTPEVKCIDEGVCKGGRCQSYCQRHLADSVPCICTTPGEECLRCCQEQDQVCQKINASHFLTDGRPCSYGYCKAGVCIGVRANMVQRLFAFIEKLTPNTLVAFMKSNIVGTIIVFSLVIWVPASWTVSCLDKKRGKLNRKYQDQWVSSETLLNRSFQSSVFANSVDNYKVKDTGPWPTYHGASSNVYLPPSPDEKKNKLPPLIMPPEKYFETTFKFNDHSGCPNESVVWETVM, via the exons ATGTTTATGTTTGCTACCAGTGGCTTTGAGGAGAACAATGAT GACTTCTCACCCTGCAGTAAACGTTATGTGACCGAAGTGCTATTGGCCAATGCTGGATCTTGTTTTAAAG AGAATGAACAGGAAG GGTTGGAGCCAAAAGTACCAATGTGTGGCAACGGTGTCATTGACAAAGGTGAAATGTGTGACAGTGGTGGCTTTGGCATCAGTGGAATGGACCCTTGCTGTGACAGCCAGTGCAGGCTTCAAGAGAATGCTACTTGCAG TCCAGTCAACTCAGAGTGTTGCAAAAACTGCACTATGGCTCCCCGTGGCATGGTGTGTCGTGGTGCCAGTAAGGAACAGTGCCTACAGAGTGCCATATGCTC AGGTTTCAGTTTTGATTGTCCTGCTTCAACACCTATGCCAGATACACCCGAGGTGAAATGCATTGATGA AGGTGTTTGTAAAGGTGGCAGGTGTCAGAGTTACTGTCAAAGACACCTGGCTGATTCAGTACCATGCATATGCACCACACCTG GGGAAGAATGTTTACGATGCTGTCAAGAGCAGGACCAGGTGTGTCAGAAAATCAATGCCTCTCATTTCTTGACAGATGGCAGGCCTTGTTCCTATGGTTACTGTAAG GCTGGAGTGTGTATCGGCGTAAGGGCCAACATGGTACAAAGATTATTTGCATTCATTGAAAAGTTGACTCCTAATACTTTAG TGGCATTTATGAAAAGTAACATCGTTGGTACCATCATAGTCTTCTCTTTGGTCATTTGGGTGCCAGCAAGTTGGACAGTTTCCTGCCTG GACAAAAAGAGAGGGAAACTCAACAGAAAGTACCAAGACCAGTGGGTTAGCAGTGAGACTCTTCTCAATCGGTCTTTCCAG agcagtgtttttgcaaacAGTGTTGACAACTACAAGGTGAAAGACACTGGACCATGGCCAACTTATCATGGGGCCTCATCTAATGTGTACCTTCCTCCAAGCCCCGATGAGAAGAAGAACAAGCTACCACCCTTGATCATGCCACCAGAAAAGTATTTTGaaacaacatttaaatttaaCGATCATTCTGGTTGCCCAAACGAATCAGTTGTGTGGGAGACTGTGATGTGA